The following proteins are encoded in a genomic region of Syntrophotaleaceae bacterium:
- a CDS encoding tetratricopeptide repeat protein, protein MSRRKDIPFWAGLILALFMAAALPSGGAAAQSSGREPSHGERKILYQAQKRFENKDLQACALILEEYLKEHPETGYARFFLLLGNSYFQQEKYLEAEKAYQRGLRLHRGDPLLNLNLALTLERSGRLELAGEQYVRAYELTDPADPRLLHQGAALLLRVKDYHKAREAARRLLKAHPPGQPEWFELLLHASLELKDYDEATAAVRQLLAINPGKADYWRFLAQLQLYRQKYAEAAAALEVAYRYETPSASDLEHLADLYLSLNLPLRAAETLEKNPEIRKIGQGLERLALLYWQGGLYEPADSCLTQKLQRWPDAKTYRLKAAWLYERSEYRKALELLRSACKTYPDHAELYPLRGFAAWQLEDWEEAMLSFRTARRFPATRAAADSALDIIEMLLAGPLQAGQTAVTSAVR, encoded by the coding sequence TTGTCGCGAAGAAAAGACATTCCCTTCTGGGCCGGGTTGATCCTGGCGCTGTTCATGGCCGCAGCTCTGCCGTCCGGCGGGGCTGCGGCCCAATCCTCCGGGAGGGAGCCCAGCCACGGGGAGCGGAAAATTCTCTACCAGGCCCAGAAAAGGTTTGAAAACAAAGACCTTCAGGCCTGCGCTCTGATTCTCGAGGAGTACCTGAAAGAACACCCCGAGACCGGATATGCCCGGTTTTTCCTTCTGCTGGGCAACAGCTATTTTCAGCAGGAAAAGTACCTTGAGGCGGAAAAGGCCTACCAGAGGGGTTTGCGGCTGCATCGGGGAGACCCGTTGCTGAACCTCAATCTGGCACTGACGCTGGAGCGATCCGGCCGGCTGGAGCTGGCAGGGGAACAGTACGTTCGGGCCTATGAGCTGACCGACCCGGCCGATCCACGGCTTCTTCACCAGGGAGCGGCGCTGCTGCTCCGGGTCAAGGATTACCACAAGGCCAGGGAGGCCGCCAGACGGCTTCTGAAAGCCCATCCCCCCGGACAACCGGAATGGTTCGAACTGCTGCTGCATGCCTCTCTGGAGTTGAAGGATTATGACGAGGCCACGGCCGCAGTCAGGCAATTGCTGGCGATAAACCCGGGGAAGGCGGACTACTGGAGGTTTCTCGCCCAGTTGCAGCTGTACCGGCAGAAGTATGCCGAGGCGGCCGCGGCATTGGAGGTCGCCTATCGCTACGAGACCCCCTCAGCCTCGGACCTGGAACATCTGGCCGATCTTTATCTGTCCCTCAACCTCCCCTTGCGGGCCGCCGAAACCCTGGAAAAAAACCCTGAGATCAGAAAAATCGGCCAGGGGCTGGAGCGACTTGCCCTGCTTTACTGGCAAGGGGGGCTTTATGAGCCGGCCGACAGTTGTTTGACCCAGAAGCTGCAGAGGTGGCCGGATGCCAAAACCTATCGGCTGAAGGCCGCATGGCTTTATGAGAGATCGGAGTACCGCAAGGCACTGGAGCTGCTCCGGTCGGCCTGCAAAACGTACCCGGATCATGCCGAGCTCTACCCGCTCAGAGGCTTCGCCGCCTGGCAACTGGAGGATTGGGAGGAGGCGATGCTGAGTTTCCGGACGGCCCGCCGGTTCCCGGCCACCAGGGCGGCGGCCGATTCGGCTCTGGACATTATCGAGATGCTGCTGGCGGGGCCCCTTCAGGCGGGCCAGACTGCCGTGACCAGTGCCGTCCGGTGA
- a CDS encoding DUF3450 domain-containing protein has protein sequence MLKSERFKRLVVLSLLCVATQAAAVDVDSVQEATVSALAREQKSQQQTDSWSAEKQALANSILDQKTRLQWNRYQNRQYQEYIKLKEEQLVALREQKESMRQLRMALEPYLDQVLDNLARFAAADLPFLPEERADRLAFLRESLGDPELALGEKLRRILEGLKVEAEYGNHIEVTSEKLELEGQSTQVEVLRLGRVGLFYLTKDGTSPGVWNAAGKSWVRLEEKYAAPLRSTMDIVERKRAAELVELPL, from the coding sequence ATGCTCAAATCCGAACGCTTCAAAAGGCTGGTCGTTCTGTCGCTGCTCTGCGTCGCCACGCAGGCGGCGGCGGTCGATGTGGATTCCGTGCAGGAAGCGACGGTTTCCGCGCTGGCCCGGGAGCAGAAAAGCCAGCAGCAGACGGACAGCTGGTCAGCGGAAAAACAGGCGCTGGCGAACAGCATCCTGGACCAGAAAACCCGCCTGCAGTGGAATCGCTACCAGAACAGGCAGTACCAGGAGTACATCAAACTGAAAGAAGAGCAACTGGTGGCGCTGCGCGAACAGAAGGAAAGCATGCGGCAGCTGCGCATGGCCCTCGAACCTTACCTGGATCAGGTGCTCGACAATCTGGCCCGATTCGCAGCCGCGGATCTCCCCTTCCTCCCCGAGGAAAGAGCGGACCGGCTGGCCTTCCTCAGGGAATCCCTGGGAGACCCCGAACTGGCCCTCGGCGAAAAGCTGCGCCGCATCCTCGAAGGGCTCAAGGTCGAGGCCGAGTACGGCAACCATATCGAAGTCACCTCGGAGAAGCTCGAGCTGGAAGGGCAATCGACCCAGGTGGAGGTGCTGCGGCTGGGGAGGGTCGGCCTGTTCTACCTGACGAAGGACGGGACAAGCCCGGGGGTCTGGAATGCCGCCGGGAAGAGCTGGGTCCGCCTGGAGGAAAAGTATGCCGCCCCGTTGCGGTCGACCATGGACATCGTTGAACGCAAGCGGGCCGCCGAACTGGTGGAACTGCCTTTATAG
- a CDS encoding MotA/TolQ/ExbB proton channel family protein, which translates to MKIPAYFLCTLFLLLAPVANSPAATADWRDVVRDLESANARAADRARQVEELVRQDRSTLEAVLKNYREQAADAESRLKPLTAEYERLKETEEKLRADLAKEREEIENIQGTVFGFARQSGELFEDSLLGADLAAERAAVDEMVARKKFPGLAEIETVVRLFTRYREASAEVRSGEGTFIGGDGRPNQGRVARIGALAAVYSADGEQGYLVPTNNGRELSAVAGTVPGWVESRIRHFIAEGRGPLPLDLSGGGAFLKMTNGKSLTETFKAGGSLVWPILGIGVLALLLSVERGLFFLRVRSNSDRIIDDVAGMVEKDSINECVAYCRANGKSPLCQVLASGLRHLGQSQQVLENALHEALLQQIPRFERFLPTLAMFAGIAPLLGLLGTVTGMIGTFQVINLFGTGDPRMMSGGISEALITTQLGLVVAIPILFVHHLFERKVDLILTDMEEKGTAFMISMLKSGHVREAKDEQPLPSSL; encoded by the coding sequence ATGAAAATCCCTGCCTATTTCCTATGTACCCTTTTCCTGCTGTTGGCGCCGGTCGCCAACAGCCCGGCGGCGACCGCAGACTGGCGGGATGTTGTCCGCGACCTCGAATCGGCCAATGCCCGGGCGGCCGATCGGGCGCGGCAGGTCGAGGAGTTGGTTCGGCAGGACCGCTCTACCCTGGAAGCGGTTCTCAAGAATTACCGGGAACAGGCAGCGGATGCTGAATCCCGCCTGAAACCTCTGACGGCGGAATATGAGCGCTTGAAGGAAACAGAGGAAAAACTCCGCGCCGATCTGGCAAAAGAGCGGGAGGAGATCGAAAATATCCAGGGAACCGTGTTCGGTTTTGCCAGGCAGAGCGGGGAACTGTTCGAGGACAGCCTCCTCGGTGCGGATCTCGCGGCGGAGCGGGCGGCGGTGGACGAGATGGTGGCGCGGAAAAAATTCCCGGGGCTGGCCGAAATCGAAACCGTGGTCCGTCTGTTCACCCGCTATCGGGAGGCATCAGCGGAGGTCCGTAGCGGCGAGGGAACCTTTATCGGCGGGGACGGTCGGCCGAATCAGGGCCGGGTAGCCCGTATCGGCGCCCTGGCCGCAGTCTACTCGGCCGATGGCGAGCAGGGATATCTGGTGCCGACGAACAACGGTCGTGAATTGAGCGCCGTCGCCGGAACCGTACCGGGCTGGGTTGAATCCCGCATCCGTCATTTCATTGCGGAGGGACGGGGGCCTCTCCCCCTCGACCTGTCGGGCGGCGGGGCCTTTCTCAAGATGACCAACGGCAAAAGCCTGACTGAAACCTTCAAGGCGGGCGGCTCCCTGGTCTGGCCGATTCTCGGGATCGGGGTGCTGGCCCTGCTGCTGTCGGTGGAAAGGGGGCTGTTTTTCCTCCGCGTGCGCAGTAACTCCGACCGGATCATCGACGATGTGGCGGGGATGGTGGAAAAGGACTCCATAAACGAATGCGTCGCGTACTGTCGCGCCAATGGCAAATCCCCTCTGTGCCAGGTGCTGGCCAGCGGACTGCGTCACCTCGGCCAGTCGCAGCAGGTGCTGGAGAACGCCCTGCACGAGGCCCTGCTGCAGCAGATCCCCCGTTTCGAACGGTTTCTGCCCACCCTGGCCATGTTCGCGGGCATCGCTCCGCTGCTGGGTCTGCTGGGAACCGTGACCGGGATGATCGGCACCTTCCAGGTGATCAACCTGTTCGGCACCGGCGACCCCCGCATGATGTCCGGGGGGATTTCGGAAGCCCTGATCACCACCCAGCTGGGCCTGGTGGTGGCCATCCCGATCCTTTTCGTCCACCACCTGTTCGAGCGCAAGGTCGATCTCATCCTGACCGACATGGAGGAGAAGGGCACCGCCTTCATGATCTCGATGCTGAAAAGCGGCCATGTCAGGGAGGCGAAAGATGAGCAGCCTTTACCGTCAAGCCTCTGA
- a CDS encoding MotA/TolQ/ExbB proton channel family protein, which produces MSSLYRQASDFFLSGGAVMPPLLIMSLIMWFLISYKSWQFLNARKREGTVLDLLAARDGEETGSIWQRNMVRNFRLLSGRRGTVDFDHLARVRKKQESDIDRFIPSILVLAGVAPLMGLLGTVSGMITTFDVIAVFGTGNARAMAAGISEALISTQTGLVVAIPGLVLGNLLSRRAENLKERLQAFSIGLVLASRQTSSKG; this is translated from the coding sequence ATGAGCAGCCTTTACCGTCAAGCCTCTGATTTTTTTCTCAGCGGCGGTGCGGTCATGCCGCCCCTGCTGATCATGTCCTTGATCATGTGGTTCCTGATTTCCTACAAAAGCTGGCAGTTCCTGAACGCCAGAAAACGGGAAGGCACCGTCCTGGATCTGCTTGCCGCCCGGGATGGAGAGGAAACCGGCTCCATCTGGCAGCGAAATATGGTGCGGAATTTTCGCCTGCTGAGCGGACGGCGGGGGACGGTCGACTTCGATCATCTGGCCCGGGTGCGCAAGAAGCAGGAGAGCGACATCGACCGTTTCATCCCCAGCATCCTGGTGCTCGCCGGGGTCGCTCCCCTGATGGGCCTGCTCGGCACCGTGAGCGGCATGATCACCACCTTCGACGTCATCGCGGTGTTCGGCACCGGCAACGCCCGGGCCATGGCCGCGGGCATTTCCGAAGCCCTTATCTCCACCCAGACCGGTCTGGTGGTGGCGATCCCCGGCCTGGTTCTGGGCAATCTGCTGTCGCGACGGGCCGAAAACCTGAAGGAGCGCCTGCAGGCGTTCTCCATCGGACTGGTTCTGGCTTCCCGACAGACATCCTCGAAGGGGTGA
- a CDS encoding biopolymer transporter ExbD, with translation MRNSTISRRRNRKGTELNMSPLIDMIFILLLFFIVTTSFVKEAGVDVERPVAATAQTKESTNLVLAITDSNILYIEGKPIDIRSLRGHMERFIMQNPTGSVVIAADKDSRSGTIISTLDACRLAGVKNLSVAAQQPE, from the coding sequence ATGCGCAATTCGACCATCAGCAGACGCAGAAACCGCAAAGGCACCGAACTGAACATGTCGCCCCTCATCGACATGATCTTCATATTGCTGCTGTTCTTCATCGTCACGACCAGCTTCGTCAAGGAAGCCGGCGTCGACGTGGAGCGGCCGGTGGCGGCTACGGCGCAAACCAAGGAAAGCACCAATCTGGTGCTGGCCATCACCGACAGCAATATCCTCTATATCGAGGGCAAGCCGATCGACATCCGTTCCCTGCGCGGCCACATGGAGCGATTTATCATGCAGAACCCGACCGGTTCGGTGGTCATCGCCGCCGACAAGGACAGCCGCTCCGGAACCATCATCTCCACCCTGGATGCCTGCCGTCTGGCCGGGGTGAAAAACCTCAGCGTCGCAGCCCAGCAACCGGAATAG
- a CDS encoding energy transducer TonB: protein MTKWLRNNSFFLFSVAVNLLLFLSIPLLSHLSLKNRQTEISSSFSFRKATRVRPPDPDDRELPKEPPKPKQLPKIAEVVGFNQTSRSTAPNRPRMSLNTPSFEMAAGTPEMGLAVFAPMAQPQTEFDLGEVDSQPMPVSRISPVYPYDARQKGIEGVVMVKFLVDGEGRVTRVSVVDSKPPDVFDQAALDAVRQWRFQPASLDGETVATWMSVPIRFRMNE, encoded by the coding sequence ATGACCAAGTGGCTTCGCAACAACTCATTTTTCCTGTTCAGCGTGGCGGTGAATCTGCTGCTCTTTCTGTCGATCCCGCTCCTGTCCCATCTGTCCCTGAAGAACCGGCAGACCGAGATCTCGAGCAGCTTCTCCTTTCGCAAGGCGACCCGGGTGCGGCCGCCGGATCCGGATGACAGGGAACTGCCCAAGGAGCCTCCGAAGCCGAAACAGCTGCCCAAAATCGCCGAGGTCGTCGGGTTCAATCAGACGAGCAGGTCCACTGCGCCGAACCGCCCGCGAATGAGTCTGAATACGCCGAGTTTCGAGATGGCGGCGGGAACCCCCGAGATGGGGCTCGCCGTCTTTGCCCCGATGGCCCAGCCGCAGACCGAATTCGACCTGGGCGAGGTCGATTCCCAGCCGATGCCGGTCAGCCGCATCAGTCCGGTCTATCCCTACGATGCCAGACAGAAAGGCATCGAGGGGGTGGTCATGGTCAAATTTCTGGTCGACGGAGAAGGCCGGGTCACCCGGGTCTCGGTTGTCGACTCCAAACCTCCTGACGTCTTCGACCAGGCGGCGCTGGATGCGGTCCGCCAATGGCGGTTCCAGCCGGCGAGCCTCGACGGTGAAACGGTGGCGACCTGGATGTCGGTGCCGATCCGCTTCAGAATGAATGAATAA
- a CDS encoding phytase, which yields MSRLLKFRLVLSCLLFLPSAAVAAGQEGVSLTGVRYLHPVVVTEMTRYDTDDPAIWINREQPSESLVLGTDKNEDGALYVYDLQGRILQERVVRNLQRPNNVDVEYGFSLAGRSIDIAVVTERLTSKIRIFSLPDMQPLDGGGIEVFAGEEAGDFRAPMGIALYRHHADGEIFAIVGRKSGPSGEYLWQYHLVDNGNGQIDGILVRKLGDFSGRGEIEAIAVDDALGYIYYADEGAGIRKYHADHNQGSAELALFGTDGFTEDREGIAIYQLDETRGYILVSDQQGNRFNIYPREGEPTRPHHHPLLKSVATVTNECDGCEVVSHPLGSRFPHGLFVAMSDNRTFQYYRWEDLAKGEPALSIKGGNVP from the coding sequence GTGTCCCGTCTTTTAAAGTTCCGTCTCGTACTCTCCTGTCTTCTGTTCCTGCCGTCGGCCGCCGTTGCTGCCGGTCAGGAGGGTGTTTCTTTGACCGGAGTCCGTTATCTCCACCCGGTAGTGGTCACCGAAATGACCCGTTACGACACCGACGATCCGGCCATCTGGATCAACCGGGAACAGCCTTCGGAGAGCCTGGTTCTGGGAACAGACAAAAATGAGGACGGGGCTCTCTACGTCTACGACCTGCAGGGCCGCATCCTGCAGGAGAGGGTCGTGCGCAACCTGCAGCGGCCGAATAATGTCGATGTCGAATATGGATTCTCTTTGGCAGGGCGATCGATCGATATAGCGGTCGTGACAGAACGGCTGACCAGCAAGATACGCATTTTCAGCCTGCCGGATATGCAGCCTCTCGACGGCGGGGGCATTGAAGTCTTTGCCGGTGAAGAAGCCGGGGACTTTCGAGCTCCTATGGGCATCGCGCTATACCGTCATCACGCGGACGGCGAGATATTCGCCATCGTCGGCAGAAAAAGCGGACCGTCCGGAGAATATCTGTGGCAATATCATCTGGTAGATAACGGCAATGGACAAATCGATGGGATTCTGGTAAGAAAGCTCGGCGATTTCAGCGGCCGCGGCGAAATCGAAGCGATTGCCGTGGACGACGCCCTTGGCTACATCTACTATGCTGATGAGGGAGCGGGCATCCGCAAGTATCATGCGGACCACAATCAGGGATCGGCTGAGCTCGCCCTGTTCGGAACCGATGGTTTTACCGAGGATCGTGAGGGGATCGCCATCTATCAGCTCGACGAAACGCGCGGCTATATCCTGGTTTCCGATCAGCAGGGGAACCGCTTCAACATCTATCCCCGCGAGGGGGAGCCCACTCGTCCCCATCACCACCCGTTATTGAAGTCGGTTGCCACGGTAACCAACGAGTGCGATGGGTGCGAAGTCGTTTCCCATCCCCTCGGGAGCCGATTTCCCCATGGGCTGTTCGTCGCCATGTCCGACAACAGAACTTTTCAGTATTACCGATGGGAGGACCTGGCCAAAGGTGAACCGGCCTTGTCGATTAAAGGAGGTAATGTCCCATGA
- a CDS encoding alkaline phosphatase — MTRNNLVFPVLLTLSAALLLSCTPQMRQEPVAAKQPSTKNVIVMIGDGMGFNHVKAASLFLYGQADGQPYHAFPVRVAMSTYAAGGQYDPQGFWTDYLSAGTGATDSGAAATAMATGHKTYRYAIGVDMQRQPLRNVVEVAEETGRSTGVITTVPVSHATPAGFVAHNPTRKNMEEIARYMINESGLEVLMGCGHPWFDRNGEKRAEPGSFRSVGGESTWSALEQGTAGGDMDGDGKEDPWTLIEDRQAFRELAEGATPGRVIGIARIAPTLQQKRGDSSEDGTYASDPPFAVPLVETVPTLAEMAAAALNVLDEDEDGFFLMIEGGAIDWASHANQAGRMIEEQIAFDHAVARVIAWVETRSSWEETLLIVTADHETGFLNGPGSSDRPNPLVGNGLLRVPNLQWQSAEHTNSLVPFFARGAGADSFLQHLLPSPDPVRGLYLDNTAIAKGVMALLEGSASKN, encoded by the coding sequence ATGACCCGGAATAATCTCGTGTTTCCTGTTCTCCTCACCCTGTCGGCAGCCCTTCTCTTGTCCTGCACTCCACAGATGCGGCAGGAACCGGTGGCCGCGAAACAGCCATCGACGAAGAATGTCATCGTGATGATCGGCGACGGCATGGGCTTCAACCACGTCAAGGCCGCCAGCCTGTTTCTTTACGGCCAGGCCGACGGGCAGCCCTACCATGCCTTTCCGGTCCGGGTGGCGATGAGCACCTATGCCGCCGGGGGCCAATACGATCCCCAGGGGTTCTGGACGGATTACCTTTCTGCCGGAACCGGTGCGACCGATTCAGGGGCGGCGGCCACGGCCATGGCCACCGGACACAAAACCTATCGCTACGCCATCGGCGTGGACATGCAGCGTCAGCCGCTGCGCAATGTCGTGGAAGTGGCCGAAGAGACCGGCCGGTCCACGGGGGTGATTACCACCGTGCCGGTCAGTCATGCCACCCCGGCCGGCTTTGTCGCCCACAATCCGACCCGCAAAAACATGGAAGAGATCGCCCGGTACATGATAAACGAAAGCGGCCTGGAGGTGCTGATGGGCTGTGGGCATCCCTGGTTCGACCGCAATGGCGAGAAAAGAGCGGAGCCCGGGTCCTTCCGATCCGTCGGCGGCGAATCGACCTGGAGCGCCCTGGAGCAGGGGACCGCGGGGGGAGACATGGATGGCGACGGCAAGGAAGATCCCTGGACCCTGATCGAGGATCGCCAGGCTTTCCGGGAGTTGGCCGAAGGGGCGACCCCCGGGCGGGTCATCGGCATTGCCCGCATCGCACCGACCCTGCAGCAGAAACGGGGCGATTCGTCGGAGGACGGGACCTACGCCTCCGATCCCCCTTTCGCTGTCCCCCTTGTCGAGACGGTACCGACCCTGGCGGAGATGGCGGCAGCCGCCCTGAACGTGCTCGATGAGGACGAGGACGGCTTTTTTCTGATGATCGAGGGGGGCGCCATAGACTGGGCGAGCCATGCCAATCAGGCGGGGAGGATGATCGAGGAGCAGATCGCCTTCGACCATGCGGTGGCCCGGGTGATCGCCTGGGTGGAAACCCGAAGCTCCTGGGAGGAAACCCTGCTGATCGTCACGGCTGACCATGAAACCGGCTTTCTCAACGGCCCCGGTTCCAGCGACCGGCCGAATCCCCTGGTCGGAAATGGACTCCTGAGGGTGCCCAATCTGCAGTGGCAGTCAGCCGAACATACCAATTCCCTGGTCCCCTTCTTCGCCAGGGGAGCCGGTGCAGACTCTTTCCTTCAGCACCTTTTGCCCTCCCCCGACCCTGTGCGCGGCCTCTATCTGGACAACACGGCCATCGCCAAAGGGGTCATGGCTCTGTTGGAAGGGTCGGCTTCCAAAAATTGA
- a CDS encoding DUF2267 domain-containing protein, with the protein MSVTCMEAFETSLHKTNVWFREIMDEMHWEDRHRAYLALRAVLHTLRDRLSPQEAAHLGAQLPLLVRGIYYEGWTPTGKPTRERHKEQFLGKISDFFVKEPEVDAEGIARAVFHVLDRHITEGELQDIKHSLPRELLLLWEAKGTA; encoded by the coding sequence ATGAGCGTAACCTGCATGGAGGCCTTTGAAACCTCCCTTCACAAGACCAATGTGTGGTTTCGTGAGATCATGGACGAGATGCACTGGGAAGACCGCCACCGGGCCTATCTGGCCCTGAGGGCCGTGCTGCACACGCTGCGCGACCGCCTCTCTCCGCAGGAAGCAGCCCACCTGGGTGCTCAGCTTCCCCTGCTGGTGCGAGGCATCTACTACGAGGGGTGGACACCGACGGGAAAACCGACCAGGGAGCGGCACAAGGAACAGTTTCTCGGCAAGATCTCCGACTTTTTCGTGAAGGAACCCGAGGTCGACGCCGAGGGGATCGCCCGGGCCGTTTTCCATGTGCTGGACAGGCACATCACCGAGGGCGAGCTGCAGGACATCAAACACTCCCTGCCCAGGGAACTGCTCCTGCTGTGGGAGGCGAAAGGAACCGCTTGA
- a CDS encoding helix-turn-helix transcriptional regulator, whose protein sequence is MKRPDAHAMAEMKEELYAALARGDIDIRQATRRMRKILGMTQKEYAQKIADISPRILSEFESGTGNPTLATLEKIASPFGLKVTFLPPESWRFRPEKG, encoded by the coding sequence ATGAAACGACCCGATGCCCATGCAATGGCAGAGATGAAAGAGGAGCTCTATGCGGCTCTTGCCAGGGGAGATATCGATATCCGCCAGGCGACGCGCCGGATGAGGAAAATCCTCGGCATGACTCAGAAGGAATATGCTCAAAAAATCGCCGATATTTCTCCGCGCATCCTTTCCGAATTTGAAAGTGGAACCGGCAATCCCACGCTGGCCACACTGGAGAAGATAGCCTCGCCTTTCGGCCTGAAAGTCACCTTTCTCCCACCCGAATCCTGGCGGTTCCGGCCTGAAAAGGGATAG
- a CDS encoding HipA domain-containing protein: MNCHLQIFLDGRWQVAAIFEPDPQSITRGVAGSARLQYEIDYAMAHLGRRDAELIPGLTVGFELFRFDQWPPFLLDLMPSGAGRRAWLRRLQVDKDGPHADWHLLTKGAGAPPGSLRVAEAAPLPPRDHFKIGFPRQDIIEQREGFLDYAEERGAHVAGASSVQGEAPKYLLAEDLFGMFHAEGALTDEQSKRFWLVKFPRGRRADSRNQQVLRNEPFYLEVARRFGIRVGDPLIHDQGVLFVPRFDREVIDGRVTRLAMHSLYALAGIPGYGTVVRHDTFCQALAKAVTEPAGEIREYLRRDMLNLALRNTDNHGRNSAVLRSKGRIQLSPLFDFAPMFLDPEGIGRVTRWEDESPGNQPEWGKVCEKLANFLDPGETRVWLAGHGNAVRKLPETMADCGVDSEIIQRLAPWTEAVAKGLEEAKPRITL, from the coding sequence ATGAATTGTCATCTGCAAATATTTCTCGACGGTCGTTGGCAAGTTGCTGCGATCTTCGAGCCGGACCCCCAGAGCATCACCCGGGGTGTTGCGGGAAGCGCTCGCCTGCAGTATGAAATCGATTACGCTATGGCTCATCTTGGTCGCCGGGACGCCGAACTCATCCCCGGCCTTACCGTCGGATTTGAATTGTTCCGCTTTGATCAATGGCCGCCATTTCTGCTCGATCTGATGCCGAGCGGCGCAGGGCGAAGGGCCTGGCTCCGGCGGTTGCAGGTTGACAAAGATGGCCCGCATGCTGACTGGCACCTTCTCACCAAAGGGGCCGGCGCTCCACCGGGCAGTCTGAGGGTGGCTGAAGCCGCGCCTCTTCCTCCTCGCGATCATTTCAAGATTGGCTTTCCCCGCCAGGATATCATCGAACAGCGGGAGGGATTCCTCGATTACGCCGAAGAAAGAGGAGCTCATGTCGCAGGTGCCTCCAGCGTGCAGGGAGAAGCGCCGAAATATCTGCTTGCCGAGGACCTTTTCGGGATGTTTCACGCCGAAGGAGCTCTGACCGATGAGCAAAGCAAACGCTTCTGGCTGGTGAAGTTCCCTCGCGGCCGCCGTGCCGATTCGCGCAACCAGCAGGTTCTTCGCAATGAACCGTTTTACCTGGAAGTGGCCAGAAGGTTCGGCATCCGGGTCGGAGACCCTTTGATCCATGACCAGGGCGTGCTGTTTGTTCCCCGTTTCGATCGGGAAGTCATCGATGGTCGCGTCACCCGCCTTGCCATGCACAGCCTCTATGCCCTGGCCGGCATACCCGGGTATGGCACGGTGGTTCGCCACGATACCTTCTGTCAGGCCCTCGCGAAAGCCGTCACCGAACCTGCTGGAGAAATTCGCGAGTATTTGCGTCGCGACATGCTGAATCTGGCACTGCGCAACACCGACAATCATGGACGCAACTCCGCTGTCCTGAGAAGCAAGGGTCGCATCCAGCTTTCTCCACTTTTCGACTTCGCCCCCATGTTTCTGGACCCGGAAGGCATTGGACGCGTCACTCGGTGGGAGGATGAATCTCCGGGGAATCAACCGGAATGGGGAAAGGTCTGTGAGAAGCTCGCAAACTTTCTAGATCCTGGTGAAACCAGAGTCTGGCTCGCCGGTCACGGGAACGCCGTCCGAAAACTGCCTGAGACCATGGCGGATTGCGGCGTCGATTCCGAGATCATCCAACGGCTGGCACCCTGGACCGAAGCGGTCGCGAAAGGCCTGGAGGAGGCAAAACCGAGGATCACGTTATGA
- a CDS encoding zinc ribbon domain-containing protein YjdM, with product MSEFPECPQCGSEYTYEDGLMFVCPECGHEWPREGTTNKEERAGASCDAYGTPLQDGDSVTVIKDLKVKGSSLTVKVGTKVKNIRLCDGDHDIDCRIEGIGAMKLKSEFVKKA from the coding sequence ATGAGTGAGTTTCCCGAATGTCCGCAATGCGGCTCCGAATACACCTATGAGGATGGGCTGATGTTCGTCTGTCCCGAATGCGGTCATGAGTGGCCCCGGGAAGGTACGACGAATAAGGAGGAAAGGGCAGGTGCCAGCTGCGATGCCTACGGCACCCCTCTTCAGGACGGCGACAGTGTTACCGTGATCAAGGACCTGAAGGTGAAAGGATCGTCGCTGACGGTCAAGGTCGGCACCAAGGTCAAAAACATCCGTCTCTGTGACGGCGATCACGACATCGACTGCAGGATCGAAGGCATCGGCGCCATGAAGCTGAAATCCGAGTTCGTGAAAAAGGCCTAG